The Leptospira langatensis genomic sequence TTTCCAGATATGCTATGGGAGAAGATTATCATTCCGTTCTGCGTAGGAAAGCTCTATGCTTATTGGATTTCTTACGTACTAAATATCCGAATCAAAAATTTAGACAGGGAGTGGATTCTCTTCCTGTTCCTGAAAAAATTTTAGCCAGAGAAGCCGGCTTAGGTTGGATCGGAAAGAATACGAATCTAATTCACGAAGAATACGGATCCTTTTTCTTTATCAGTTTGATATTCACGGATCTTCCTCTTCAATTTGTGGCCTCTCCTGCGAAAGATAGATGCGGCACCTGTAGAGCCTGCATCGATTCTTGTCCGACGGGAGCCTTGGAGCCGTATCGTATCGACGCTCGTAAATGTATCTCGTACAAGACCATCGAAGATAGATCGGAAGATGTGGATTCCTTGCACGGTTGGGTGTACGGCTGCGATATTTGCCAAGAGGTCTGTCCCTGGAACCAAGTCAAGGCCCGCAAGAAGGGTTGGAAAACGGAGATGGCAGAATTTAAGATCCGGGATCTATTCAAAAAAGATAAACTATCGGATCTCAATGAGAAGGAATTCCAAGTTTATTTTCAGGATTCCGCCGTGAGTAGGATCTCTTACAAACAGATGAAACGGAATCTAAACACGTTAGGCAGAGAGTCCTCCGGATCTTAACGTTTTAGAAGCTTTCACTTTGAGATCCGGAATGAACAAGCGGCAGCGATGCGTAGATCTTTAGTCCAGGCTTTTAGCCTGGATGAGCGTAGCGAAATCGAAGCAGCGCGGCCCGAGGGACGCGAGGGAGCCGCCCAAATAATTTGTAGGAATTCCTAAGGATCTGATTCGAAAAACTCCTTTTCTCCCTGGAATAAAAGGCTTGGATAGTCAGATACATGCCCGCAGGTCTGAAACAAAAAGATCCGATTCTAGAGATCCAAGAGTTCGATCCTAAAACGAATCTTAAACTTAGGAATTGGTTCTTGAAAGAAAAAAGAGACCTGCCTTTCCGTAAGAACAGGACTCCTTATTCTACTTGGGTGAGCGAGATCATGTTGCAGCAAACAAGAGTTGCAGCTATGCTTCCCTTGTACGAAAAGTTCATGGCTCGCTTCCCGAAGCCGGAGGATCTTGCCTCTGCAGAAGAAGAGGAAGTCTTTCGGTATTGGCAAGGTCTTGGATATTATTCCCGAGCTAAGAACCTTTTGGCAGGGGTTCGCAAACTAGTAAACGAGTTTCGTGGAAAATTCCCTGAGACTCTGGAAGAAGCGCTTTCCCTTCCCGGGATCGGTCCTTATACTGCCCGGGCCATTCTATCCATTTCTTATAATTTACCTTTTGCCGTTTTGGATGGAAATGCAAAGCGAGTCCTTTCCCGTCTTGCGATGTTCCGAGAGTCGGGACCGAAGGCGGATCCGATCTTGCAAAAGATCGCAGATTCCTTTTTGAACCGGGACTTTCCCGGCGATCATAACGAAGCGGTCATGGAGCTTGGGGCCAGGATCTGTATTCCAAAACCTTTATGTACCCAATGTCCTCTGCAAACGGATTGCATCGCCTATCAAAACGGGGTCCAAGAGAGCATTCCGGAAACGGAGAAGAAGAAAAAGGAAATCCCTTTGGATATCCGATTCTATATTCTTAAAGGCAAGCAAGGCATTCTTCTTGTCCGTTATCCTGAGAGAAGATTCTTCAAAACCATTTATTCTTTGCCATTTTCCTTTGAGGGGAAAAATCCCTACGAGCCGGATCCTGTTTTGGACTGGGACTTAAAGACTTCGGATCTAGGGATCAAGTTTAAGCATACGATCACTCATCATAAGATCCAAGGTTTTGTTTCAGAGACAGAATTGGATGCTAAGAAGGAAAAAAGGATCCTGGAGGATTTTCGTAAAGCCCGTCCTTCGATAGAGATCAAATACTGCCATTGGAGAGATCTGGAAACAGAGTTTCCTTCTTCTATTGCTAAAAAGATCAAGCAGACATTGGCAAAGAATGGAGCCGTTCTGCCCGGTCTGGAAAATTAAACTTTTATTAAAAGGTAAACTATGAGTATCCGATCCACAGCCGATTTCGTAAAAGAACTTTCTAAGAAGGGTGAGCTTTTGGAGATCCGTGAAGAGGTGGATCCCATTTTGGAGATCGCGGAAATCCAAAGAAGGGTGGTTGCCAAACGAGGCCCGGCGCTCTTATTCTCGAATGTAAAAGGTTCTCCTTTTTCCGTGGCTACGAATCTGTACGGCTCCGAGAATCGGATCAAGATCGCATTCGGGGAGAATCCGGAAAAGTTTATTCAAAAATTAGCATATTCCGTAAAACATCTTATGCCTCCCACTCCTAAGAAAGTATGGGAAGCGAGATCCTTGGCTTGGACCGCCCTTAGAGTAGGTCTTCGTAAGGTAAGCAAGGCTCCTGTACTAGAAACAGAATTAGAAGATCTGAATATTCTTCCCGCATTGAAATCCTGGCCGAAAGACGCCGGAAGATTTATTACTCTTCCCTTGGTGTATACGGAAAGTCCTAAAACCGGCAAAGGGAATCTGGGAATGTATCGCATCCAATTTCACGAACCGAAGCTGACAGGGATGCATATCCAAATCCATAGAGGGGGAGGCTTTCATTATGCGGAAGCAGAGGCCGAAGGAAATTCCCTTCCCGCTCATATCTATGTAGGAGGTCCTCCCGCTCTTACGATCTCTGCAGTGGCTCCTCTGCCGGAAGAGATCAGCGAATTCTTACTTGCTTCTCTATTAATGGGAGAACGCTTGCAGATCACAAAGAAGAAGGGAATTAGCACGTTGCCGATCGTGGCGGACGCGGACTTTGCACTCATAGGAAAGATCCCGCCTAAGATCCGTAAACCGGAGGGTCCTTTTGGGGATCATTACGGATATTATGCGCTGAAACATGACTATCCCGTGTTCCAAGTAGAAAGGATATTCGCTAGAAAGAATGCGATCTGGCCAGCCACTGTTGTCGGACGTCCTCCCCAAGAAGATCATTGGATCGCCGAGTATTTGCAGCATCTTCTTTCCCCTATGTTCCCGATCGTAATGCCTCAAGTAAAAGGTGTTTGGGCGTATGAGGAATCCGGAGTGCATTCTCTCGCTGCCGCCATCGTAAAAGAAAGATATAAGAAAGAAGCGTTTATGGGAGCTCTTCGCATTTTGGGTGAAGGGCAACTGTCCCTGACCAAATTCCTAGTAGTGACGGATCAGGAGATCCCTCTCCAGGATTTTAGAAAGACCTTCCTTGCTGCGTTAGAGAGATTCCAACCGGAAACGGATCTGCATATCTTCTCGAATATTTCTCAGGATACCTTGGACTATACTGGGCCCAAGGTGAACGAAGGAAGTAAGGCAGTTCTTTTAGGTGTAGGACCTAAGACCCAAAAATTGAAGGAAAAGATCACAGGGACTTTAAAGAATTCTAAATTTAAGAATCCTAAAGTATATTGCCCCGGGGTCTTGGTCGTTTCCGGACCCAAATTTAAAAGAGGGGACGGGGTAGCAAAGGCTCTCTTGAAAGAAGGGATCGTAAAGGATTTCACCTTTGTTTGTATCGTGGATAATTCGGAAGAAGCGGTCCGCTCCGATCACGATTTTATCTGGAACGTATTTACTAGGTTTGAACCTGCTGCGGATATTTATGGGAACACGGAAACGATCCGAAACCATATTTCGTTCCGCGGACCAATCGTTATAGATGCAAGATTAAAGGACTGGTACCCTCCCGTTTTGGAAGAGGATCCTAAAATCGCGAAGCAAGTGGATACTAGATTTGGTAGACTAATTGATTCGCTTTAATCGAATGGAGAGAGTATGTCGATGAAACGAGTGATCGTTACCGGTGGAGCCGGCCTGATCGGAAGCAATATCGTTCGCCTTTTGAATGAAAAAGGAATTTCGGATATTTTGGTCGTGGACCATTTAGGTACTTCTTCTAAATGGAAGAATCTTAGAAATTTGGAATATTCCGATTATCTGGAAAAGGAGGAATTCCTCCAGAAAGTACAGAAAGGAAAGATCGTAAAGGATTACACTCATATTTTCCATTTGGGTGCTTGCTCCTCCACTACGGAGACGGATGCTTCTTATCTGATCCGAAATAATTTCGAATATACCAAGATCCTGGCAGAAGAGTCCTTGAATCGGAAGATAAAATTCCTGTATGCCTCTTCTGCTGCTACGTATGGGGACGGGAAATTTGGCTATGACGATCAGGCCGATATTCATCCTCTCAAGCCTTTGAATATGTACGGATATTCCAAGCAGATGTTCGATCTATATGCTCAGAAGAAGGGATTCTTACATAAGATCACCGGTGTGAAATACTTCAATATTTTCGGTTTTGGAGAGGCTCACAAGGGAGATATGAGATCCGTTGTCTTGAAAGGTTACGATCAGATCCTGACCGAGGGAAAGCTGAGACTCTTTAAATCCTACAAACCGGACTATAGGGACGGGGAGCAGAAGCGGGATTTCCTATATGTTAAGGACGCCGCAAAGATCAGCCTCCATCTATTAAAGAAAAATAAATTTGGTTTATATAATGTGGGAAGGGGAGTCGCGGAGACCTGGAATGACCTGGCTGGGGCACTTTTCAGCGCATTGGGAAAACCTGTGAACATAGAATACGTGGAAATGCCGGAATCCTTGCAGGCAAAATACCAGTATTTTACGAAGGCGGAGACTGCGAGATTGCTAGAAAGCGGCTACCAGGAAGGTTTTACCGACTTGAGAACGGCAATAGCGGATTACGTTTCCTTGTTAAGGAAGGAAGAAGAGTAAAAGGGGTTCTGTCGAACCCCCGCAGTTCATGAATTACTTAGAGAAGATCTGAAGTAAGGATTTTGCAAAAGCTTTGAATTTTGCGTCTTTGATCGAGTAGAAAACTTGATTAGAGACTTTCTTGCTGCCTAGGTAACCGGCTTCTTTCATTTTGCTTAAATGTTGAGATGCTGCCGATTGGCTGATGCCTAACGCATCAACTAACTCGCCTACGCTGTGTTCTTTTTTAGAAAGATGAAGTAATATTTTCAATCTGTCCGGATGCGCTACCGCTTTTAAGCCGCGGATAGTAGAGTCCAGATGAGTTTTCTTAATGTCTAACTTTTGGGCTGCCATAGTCTGCCTTCTGTTGTATTTGAATCCATTCTACTATATCTTAGGAAATTTACAAGGATTTACGAATCCAATCTCAAATTTTTGTAAAATTATCATTCGTGTAAATTATGATATAATTATGGAATTCGGAACAAAATAATTTATTACCAAAAAGACGTTATCGAATGCCTGCTCGAGCGCTTAAGATAAATATAAACAGTCGAGTTTTATTATATTTTCATATTTCTTATTCGTTCCTTTAAAAAAATGAAAAATTCTATATTCTAATGTTCGGATAGACTTCGGGGATTATTAGATTCTTTGAATTTATTAAAAAGATAATTCAATGTTAAAGTTAGTACGAGGCATGCTCCTATTTTCGAACGAGTTAAATTAGAAAAATTGAAAATTGAAGGCAAAAGTATGGAAGAACGGAAGCAGAGAGGATTAGGGAATCGATCGATTCCCTAATAGGAAGCGTTAAACGATTTAGATCTTCACGCCTCCGGATATTTCTAGAACTACTCCGTCCACCAAATCATTCTGAGCAATGAATACAGCAGTACTAGCAATCTCATCCGGCCTTCCTAATCTTCCGATCGGGATCTGAGCCTCCCATTTCTTAAGAGCCTCCGGATTCATATCCTTCATTACCATTTCCGTAGCGATAAAGCCGGGAGCGATCCCTGCTACTCGGATCCCGTAACGGCTGAGTTCCTTGGCCCATAAACGGGTCATAGCGGCTACTCCCGCCTTAGCAGCGGAATAATTGGTCTGGCCCGGGTTTCCGTGCATAGAAACGGAAGCGATCGGGATGATCACTCCCTTGGTCCCATGATTTACCATTTGAACGGCCGCTTCTCTACCGGTTAGGAATACACCTGTGAGGTTTACGTCTATGACGGATTGCCATTCCGCCAAAGAAAGCTTGGAGGCTACCTTTCCAGTCTGTTTATCCGCTTTGATCAGAAGACCGTCCCTGAGAATGCCGGCATTGAGCACGGCAATGTCTACGGAGCCAAAGGCAGAAACCGCATCCTGCATGAGTTTCTCGGCGTCTTTTTCCTTAGAGACGTCGGTTTGCACTGCGATGACTTTTGCGCCCAAGGCCTCGATCTCTTTCTTAGCGATCTCTAATTTTTCCCCGGAGATATCGGATAGTACGATATTGGCTCCCAATTTGGCGAAATGGATCGCCATTTCCTTGCCTAAGCCTCCGGCCGAACCGGTGACTACAGCGGTCTTATTTGTGATTTCCAACTTGGTTGATTTCCTTACTTCTAATGGTTACGTATTTATCGGTGAAAGGGATCTCTACTCTGGCGACTGTTTCCGAGGCCTGGGTTTGGATCCGGAATAGGTTCGGATCGATATTCTCGCTCTTGAGAAGGATCATAATAAGAGCGATCCCAAGTCCGGCTCCTTCCGTATTGTCCATATTGTCCATATAGAACTCGGCAATATCGTTGTACTCCATTGCCTTTCTCATCTTCTCCCGCATACGAGCCTCTTCGATCTCGATTACGGGAGTATTATTTACGACTTCTACTACCAAACCTTCGGTTGCGTAGATGATATTGATCTTAACGAATACTCCTCTCGCTAAACAGCGCTTTCCGTATTCGTCTGCCATCTTTTCGGAGAAGTTCTCTTTGAACTTAGCAAGACCGCTATCGTAATGCTCCGCGTTACGGATATCTAATCCTATGTCTTCGAAGAATACCCGTTTCTGATTCGCCTTCACTCCGTTGATCGCCATCTCTTTCGTGATGGTATAAAGCATTTCGATGTATCTGGACTGTCCTAGTTTTTCCAGAACTTCCGTCAGGATCCTCAGTACATACTTCTCCAATTTGGAGTTCATGCGAGAGGATTGAACGGAGATGCGGGAACGATTGCGGATATAGTCAGAGAGCTGGGCGTCTAATTGTTTAAAGCTTTTTGCCATGCTCGTCCTTCGGAGGAGAAAATCGAAACCTATTCTTTCCTCTCGGACGAATCAGGCAATCAAAAATCCGATTTCGCCGGATTACAAGCCTTCTCAGAGCGATTTCGTCCTTTGCATTCTATTGGAAACTTGTTTGTAAAGTTTCTTTAAAATACTCCTTCGCAACTCCGATCGGAGCGGAATGAAATTTATGAATACTATACAAAAAAATAGTTTACAAAAATTTATAAGTAAACGAATATTAAGGTATAAATAAGGGGGCTCTATGCTTCAAACGCTTTCTATTCGAGATTTTGCTTTAATCGATTCTGCTCAAATTGATTTGAGATCCGGCCTAACTGCGATTACAGGAGAAACCGGTTCCGGTAAGTCCTTACTCTTGGATGCTATATCCTCTCTTCTGGGGGGAAAGAGTAGTGCGATGGATATTCGAACTGGTTCGGACAAGTACTGTCTCGAAGCCGCTTTTGATATTTCCAATAATCCGAGTGCAAAGCAGTGGATCGAGGAGCATGGATTTCCTCTCAACGGTCCCTCTCTAGTGATCAGAAAGGAATTTTCTCGGGATGGAAAGACCAAGATCCAGATCAATCATTCTCTTTCTTCTGTTCAGGTGCTTCGAGGATTGGGCGAATTGCTCTCCGAAGTACATAACCAGAACGACCAGATCCTACTCTTGGACAAGACCCAGCAGTTGGATATACTGGATTCCTATGCCGGGCTCGTTCCTTTGAGGGGAGAGGTGCGAGAGGGCTTTCTTACCTATAAGAGCCTCAAAAAAAGGCTAGAAGAATTGGAGATGAACCATGCGGATAAGAACCGCAAGAAAGAGATCCTACAGTACCAGATCGAGGAGATCCATGGCGCCAATCTGAAGGAGGGAGAAGAAGAGGAACTCTCTAAGGAAGAGCATCTTCTTACCCATGGCGAAAAGTTGGCAGAGAACCTGGATCTGATCACCGGGTATTTGCATGAAAGTGAATCTTCTATTTTGGGATCCTTTCCTAAGATCTTGGCCGCTTCCGATAAGATCAAATCCTTCAGTACTTCTTTAGAAGAGATGGATTCTTCATTAAAAGATGTTTATGTAACCATTCGAGAGATCAATGCCAGTGCCCAAGACCAAAAGGAAGAGGTCTTCTTCTCTCCGGAACGTCTCTCTCATGTGCAATCCAGACTGGATCTGATCCAAAAATTAAAGAAAAAATACGGTTCTTCTATTTTAGAGATCTTAAATACGAAAAAGAAGGCAGAAGACGAACTGGCAGCTCTAGAGCAGAATCTGGATTCTAAAGTATCTTTAGAGAAGGAGAGGAAAAGAGCGGCAGACAAATTGACCCAATTGTGTCTGCAATTGTCCAAGGCAAGAAGAGAAGTCTTAAACCGCTTCGAAACCAAATTGAAATCTGAATTAGAAGTGCTCGGAATGCAAGGTGCCGGTTTGCAAGTGGTGCTTCGTTGGGAAACAAGTGCGGAAGGAGAAGTAGAAGCACAAGGAAAATCTTATTTAGTAAATGAGTATGGATTGGATCAGGCAGAATTCTACTTCAGTCCGAATCCGGGCGAAAAACCAAGGCCTTTACGTAAGATCGCTTCCGGTGGAGAGATCTCCAGAGTGATGTTGGCCATAAAGAGCGTATTAGGTTCCAATTTTGATGGAAAAGTTTTAGTTTTTGACGAGGTTGACTCCGGTCTGGGTGGAGAGATCGCTTTGGATGTGGCAAAGAAATTAAGAGTCTTATCCAAAACTCATCAGATCATCCTAGTTACTCACCTGCAGCAGATTGCGGCGGCGGCAGATCACCATCTTTTAGTGAGTAAACATATAAAAGACGGTCGAACAATCTCCGAAGCAGAATTCTTAGGAATGGAAGAGAGGACGTTGGAACTTGCGAGGATGATCTCGGGTCAGAACATATCTAAAGGCGCTCTGCATCACGCAAAGGAATTGCTGAAAAAAAAGGCGGTATAAAAAACCGCCTTTCTCGCATTTTTACTGAGTGGATTTTCCATACGGTCAAAAAGAAGGCATTCCTTTTAAAAATCGTTTGGCAGGGACAGCCGAGTTGGAAACCCTACTCCTTGGAGAACCTAAGCCGACATGATCCTTGCTAAAACAGATTCTTTGGTTTCCATTATTCCACCGGAAACCATCCCTATTTTGATCCTTCTTGTATCTATTATAGGATTTACAATTATCATTGAAAGGCTGATCTTCTTTTCTCGTTGGAAGTCCATTTCTCCGGATGATTGGAGAAGAGTAAAAGATCTTCTGAGAGAAAAGAATTACGACTCCGCGGCTGATCTGATGCGGAGCCTGAGCCAGGGACCGGTTTCTCAGGTTTTACAAGCGGGGATCGCTCAATACAAACGAAGCGCTTCTTCTGTTGACGACGAATTTATTACCCAGGGTTTAAATCAGATCCAGAGAATGGAAAAATTCCTTTCTCCTTTGGCAACGATTGCAACGATCTCTCCGCTGCTCGGAGTACTCGGGACAGTACTTGGGATCATTCGCTCCTTTGCAGAAGGGTCCGGAACCAGAGGGGCCGAAGTAGGGATCAGTGAGGCATTGATCACCACTGCTATGGGACTGGGAGTAGCTATTCCTGCGTACATCTTCCATAACTTCTTCCAAAAAAGAAAAGAAGATGCGATTGCAGAAATGGAAAGCTTCTCCGAGCAAGCGCTTAGGTTTTTGAAATAATCATGAAATTCAGAAAGTGGAGTCGGGGAGAAAGCGGTTTAAGAGCGGGCCAGATCGAGCTTGCTCCGATGATCGATGTGATCAGCTTCATCGTGATCTACTTTTTGATGAATGCTACTTTGGAAAAGGCTACCGTGATCAAGGTGGAGCTTCCTCGATCTTCCAATTCCGCTCAGGAAAAGAAAAAAGACGAACTAGTGATTACC encodes the following:
- a CDS encoding UbiD family decarboxylase, giving the protein MSIRSTADFVKELSKKGELLEIREEVDPILEIAEIQRRVVAKRGPALLFSNVKGSPFSVATNLYGSENRIKIAFGENPEKFIQKLAYSVKHLMPPTPKKVWEARSLAWTALRVGLRKVSKAPVLETELEDLNILPALKSWPKDAGRFITLPLVYTESPKTGKGNLGMYRIQFHEPKLTGMHIQIHRGGGFHYAEAEAEGNSLPAHIYVGGPPALTISAVAPLPEEISEFLLASLLMGERLQITKKKGISTLPIVADADFALIGKIPPKIRKPEGPFGDHYGYYALKHDYPVFQVERIFARKNAIWPATVVGRPPQEDHWIAEYLQHLLSPMFPIVMPQVKGVWAYEESGVHSLAAAIVKERYKKEAFMGALRILGEGQLSLTKFLVVTDQEIPLQDFRKTFLAALERFQPETDLHIFSNISQDTLDYTGPKVNEGSKAVLLGVGPKTQKLKEKITGTLKNSKFKNPKVYCPGVLVVSGPKFKRGDGVAKALLKEGIVKDFTFVCIVDNSEEAVRSDHDFIWNVFTRFEPAADIYGNTETIRNHISFRGPIVIDARLKDWYPPVLEEDPKIAKQVDTRFGRLIDSL
- a CDS encoding SDR family NAD(P)-dependent oxidoreductase — translated: MEITNKTAVVTGSAGGLGKEMAIHFAKLGANIVLSDISGEKLEIAKKEIEALGAKVIAVQTDVSKEKDAEKLMQDAVSAFGSVDIAVLNAGILRDGLLIKADKQTGKVASKLSLAEWQSVIDVNLTGVFLTGREAAVQMVNHGTKGVIIPIASVSMHGNPGQTNYSAAKAGVAAMTRLWAKELSRYGIRVAGIAPGFIATEMVMKDMNPEALKKWEAQIPIGRLGRPDEIASTAVFIAQNDLVDGVVLEISGGVKI
- the rfaD gene encoding ADP-glyceromanno-heptose 6-epimerase, translated to MSMKRVIVTGGAGLIGSNIVRLLNEKGISDILVVDHLGTSSKWKNLRNLEYSDYLEKEEFLQKVQKGKIVKDYTHIFHLGACSSTTETDASYLIRNNFEYTKILAEESLNRKIKFLYASSAATYGDGKFGYDDQADIHPLKPLNMYGYSKQMFDLYAQKKGFLHKITGVKYFNIFGFGEAHKGDMRSVVLKGYDQILTEGKLRLFKSYKPDYRDGEQKRDFLYVKDAAKISLHLLKKNKFGLYNVGRGVAETWNDLAGALFSALGKPVNIEYVEMPESLQAKYQYFTKAETARLLESGYQEGFTDLRTAIADYVSLLRKEEE
- a CDS encoding A/G-specific adenine glycosylase, with protein sequence MPAGLKQKDPILEIQEFDPKTNLKLRNWFLKEKRDLPFRKNRTPYSTWVSEIMLQQTRVAAMLPLYEKFMARFPKPEDLASAEEEEVFRYWQGLGYYSRAKNLLAGVRKLVNEFRGKFPETLEEALSLPGIGPYTARAILSISYNLPFAVLDGNAKRVLSRLAMFRESGPKADPILQKIADSFLNRDFPGDHNEAVMELGARICIPKPLCTQCPLQTDCIAYQNGVQESIPETEKKKKEIPLDIRFYILKGKQGILLVRYPERRFFKTIYSLPFSFEGKNPYEPDPVLDWDLKTSDLGIKFKHTITHHKIQGFVSETELDAKKEKRILEDFRKARPSIEIKYCHWRDLETEFPSSIAKKIKQTLAKNGAVLPGLEN
- a CDS encoding MotA/TolQ/ExbB proton channel family protein, which codes for MILAKTDSLVSIIPPETIPILILLVSIIGFTIIIERLIFFSRWKSISPDDWRRVKDLLREKNYDSAADLMRSLSQGPVSQVLQAGIAQYKRSASSVDDEFITQGLNQIQRMEKFLSPLATIATISPLLGVLGTVLGIIRSFAEGSGTRGAEVGISEALITTAMGLGVAIPAYIFHNFFQKRKEDAIAEMESFSEQALRFLK
- the queG gene encoding tRNA epoxyqueuosine(34) reductase QueG, whose translation is MVLESKELLDELRPIAFANGFQLFGVSPALVPSVDKENILHWVQEGRHGKMDWYPKNMNLRLELEGLGFKPESVIALGALYNDPEYDALDLPYRFSRYAMGEDYHSVLRRKALCLLDFLRTKYPNQKFRQGVDSLPVPEKILAREAGLGWIGKNTNLIHEEYGSFFFISLIFTDLPLQFVASPAKDRCGTCRACIDSCPTGALEPYRIDARKCISYKTIEDRSEDVDSLHGWVYGCDICQEVCPWNQVKARKKGWKTEMAEFKIRDLFKKDKLSDLNEKEFQVYFQDSAVSRISYKQMKRNLNTLGRESSGS
- a CDS encoding ArsR/SmtB family transcription factor, which gives rise to MAAQKLDIKKTHLDSTIRGLKAVAHPDRLKILLHLSKKEHSVGELVDALGISQSAASQHLSKMKEAGYLGSKKVSNQVFYSIKDAKFKAFAKSLLQIFSK
- the recN gene encoding DNA repair protein RecN, which produces MLQTLSIRDFALIDSAQIDLRSGLTAITGETGSGKSLLLDAISSLLGGKSSAMDIRTGSDKYCLEAAFDISNNPSAKQWIEEHGFPLNGPSLVIRKEFSRDGKTKIQINHSLSSVQVLRGLGELLSEVHNQNDQILLLDKTQQLDILDSYAGLVPLRGEVREGFLTYKSLKKRLEELEMNHADKNRKKEILQYQIEEIHGANLKEGEEEELSKEEHLLTHGEKLAENLDLITGYLHESESSILGSFPKILAASDKIKSFSTSLEEMDSSLKDVYVTIREINASAQDQKEEVFFSPERLSHVQSRLDLIQKLKKKYGSSILEILNTKKKAEDELAALEQNLDSKVSLEKERKRAADKLTQLCLQLSKARREVLNRFETKLKSELEVLGMQGAGLQVVLRWETSAEGEVEAQGKSYLVNEYGLDQAEFYFSPNPGEKPRPLRKIASGGEISRVMLAIKSVLGSNFDGKVLVFDEVDSGLGGEIALDVAKKLRVLSKTHQIILVTHLQQIAAAADHHLLVSKHIKDGRTISEAEFLGMEERTLELARMISGQNISKGALHHAKELLKKKAV
- a CDS encoding histidine kinase, whose product is MAKSFKQLDAQLSDYIRNRSRISVQSSRMNSKLEKYVLRILTEVLEKLGQSRYIEMLYTITKEMAINGVKANQKRVFFEDIGLDIRNAEHYDSGLAKFKENFSEKMADEYGKRCLARGVFVKINIIYATEGLVVEVVNNTPVIEIEEARMREKMRKAMEYNDIAEFYMDNMDNTEGAGLGIALIMILLKSENIDPNLFRIQTQASETVARVEIPFTDKYVTIRSKEINQVGNHK